A DNA window from Caulobacter mirabilis contains the following coding sequences:
- a CDS encoding efflux transporter outer membrane subunit — MRIRPLILALPALVLSACVSMDPRYERPEGAVPPAFPTGAAYGPQADGATSATQIAWRDVVVDERLRAVIDSALANNRDLRVAAANVAAAQAQYRVQRSALLPTVGASIDGTIRGGDEVDQTRSYTAGLGVTAWELDLFGRVRSLTRADQESYFASEEGARAARVSLISQTATAWLTLAADRSLLALAQETRDNAKRAMDLTQGRKTAGVASRLDVRAIETTYRRAEADVASYTAAVAQDRNALELLVGAPVDDALLPDGLPRDAGPLAEVQAGVSSSVLLQRPDVLQAEHQLKSANADVGAARAAFFPTLSLTGNGGVASSALSSLFDGAGAWTFAPSVAMTIFDTGAKGARLGAAKAQREGAVATYEKTVQTAFREVSDALARRGTIDAQLQAQTDFRTAAADTDRLARARYDAGLDGYLASLEAQRTLYAADQALIGVQLIRYNNLVTLYRVLGGGVR; from the coding sequence ATGCGTATCCGACCGCTCATCCTCGCCCTGCCGGCGCTGGTCCTCTCGGCCTGCGTCTCGATGGACCCGCGCTACGAGCGGCCGGAGGGCGCCGTCCCGCCGGCCTTCCCGACCGGAGCCGCCTACGGCCCCCAGGCCGATGGCGCGACCTCGGCGACCCAGATCGCCTGGCGCGACGTGGTCGTCGACGAGCGGCTGCGGGCGGTGATCGACAGCGCCCTGGCCAACAACCGCGACCTGCGCGTCGCGGCGGCGAACGTGGCGGCGGCCCAGGCGCAGTATCGCGTCCAGCGCTCAGCCCTGCTGCCGACCGTCGGGGCCAGCATCGACGGGACGATCCGCGGCGGCGACGAGGTCGACCAGACCCGCAGCTACACCGCCGGCCTGGGCGTCACCGCCTGGGAGCTCGACCTGTTCGGCCGTGTCCGCAGCCTGACCCGCGCCGACCAGGAGAGCTACTTCGCCAGCGAGGAGGGCGCCCGCGCCGCCCGCGTCAGCCTGATCAGCCAGACCGCCACGGCGTGGCTGACCCTGGCCGCCGACCGCAGCCTGCTGGCGCTGGCCCAGGAGACCCGCGACAACGCCAAACGCGCCATGGACCTGACCCAGGGCCGCAAGACCGCCGGCGTCGCCTCGCGCCTGGACGTGCGGGCGATCGAGACCACCTACCGCCGGGCCGAGGCCGATGTCGCGAGCTACACCGCCGCCGTGGCCCAGGATCGCAACGCCCTGGAGCTGCTGGTCGGCGCGCCGGTCGACGACGCCCTGTTGCCGGACGGCCTGCCGCGGGATGCGGGCCCGCTGGCCGAAGTTCAGGCCGGGGTGTCCTCGTCGGTGCTGCTCCAGCGCCCGGACGTGCTCCAGGCCGAGCATCAGCTGAAGTCGGCCAATGCCGATGTCGGCGCGGCGCGGGCGGCCTTCTTCCCGACCCTCAGTCTGACCGGCAACGGCGGGGTGGCCAGCAGCGCCCTGTCGTCGCTGTTCGACGGCGCCGGCGCCTGGACCTTCGCCCCATCCGTGGCGATGACGATCTTCGACACCGGAGCCAAGGGCGCCCGTCTGGGCGCGGCCAAGGCCCAGCGCGAGGGCGCCGTGGCGACCTATGAGAAGACGGTCCAGACCGCCTTCCGCGAGGTCTCCGACGCCCTGGCCCGGCGCGGGACGATCGACGCCCAGCTGCAGGCCCAGACCGACTTCCGGACGGCGGCGGCCGACACCGACCGCCTGGCCCGCGCCCGCTACGACGCCGGCCTGGACGGCTACCTGGCCAGCCTGGAAGCCCAGCGCACCCTCTACGCCGCCGACCAGGCGCTGATCGGCGTCCAGCTGATCCGCTACAACAACCTGGTCACGCTTTACCGGGTCCTTGGCGGCGGCGTGCGCTAG